Genomic DNA from Nitratidesulfovibrio vulgaris str. Hildenborough:
AACGACGCGGTGGTCAGTTCGACGCGTATCCGTGACCTCATCCGCGCCGGAGAGGTATGGGAGGTACGCCCCCTGCTGGACAGGTTCTACGTGGTGCGCGGCAAGGTCGTGCACGGCATGGGGCGCGGTGGCAGGCTGCTTGGCTTTCCCACCGCCAACATCGAACCGCGTGACGAACTCCTGCCCATGCCCGGCGTCTACGCCACGTGGGTGAACGTCGATGGCGCGTTGCACAGGGGGGTGACCAGCATCGGGCACAACCCCACCTTCGGCGACGAACGCCTCTCGGTCGAGACGCACATCCTCGATTTCGACCGCGACATCTACGGCTGGGACATCAGCGTCGCCTTCGTGCAGCGCCTGCGCGAACCCAAGCGTTTTTCCGGCCCCGAAGAACTCGTGGCGCACATCCGCCACGACGTGAGCCTTGCACGGCAGATTCTCGACGCGCCAGAGGCGAGGCTGTAGGCCCGTGTTACGCATCCTGGCCACCCCATGGCGCGAATTCGCGCGCCTGTATTCCTCGGTGGCCTTCGTGCGCCTTGCGGTACTCGGCATCGGCCTTGGCGTGGTGTCGGGGTGCGCGGCCATGCTCTTCTTCCTAGGCATCGAGTACGCCAAGCATCTCATCCTCGTTGCATGGGCCGGTCTTTCGTTGCCAGCCCCCGCGGGCGAGGGGCTGTTCCATGACGCAGCGGCGGGCGGCGCGTATCGTCCGTGGGTCATTCCACTGGCCACCTGCGCCACGGGCCTTGTCACCGGCTGGCTGGTGCAGCGTTTCCTGCCGGACAGTCTCGCGGGCATGACGGACGGCACCGACGCCATGATTCGCGCCTTTCACAGGGGCAAGGGCGTCATCCGCAAGCGTGCCCCGTTCATCAAGGGGCTGACGTCCATCCTCACCATCGCATCCGGCGGTAGCGCCGGGCGCGAAGGGCCCATCTCGCAGATAGGCGCGGGGTTGGGGTCGTTCGTGGCCGACAGGCTGCACCTTTCCACCAAGGAACGGCGACTGCTCATGCTGGCGGGGGCCGCGGGCGGCCTCGGGGCCGTGTTCCGTGCGCCCCTCGGCGGTGCACTCACCGCGATAGAAGTGGTCTACCGCGAAGATTTCGAGGCAGAGGCCATGCTGCCCGCCATCCTCTCCTCGGTGGTGGCGTATACGCTCTTCGCCTACGTCTTCGGTACGGAACCCATGTTCGCCATCCCGCGATTCAGCTTCAGCGACATGCGCGAACTTCCGTTCTACCTCACCCTCGCGCTGGCATGTGCCTTCACCGGGTGGGCCTATGTGCGGACCTTCAGGTTCATGAAGTACGGCGTCTTCCTGCGCCTTGCCGAACGTGTCGGCATCATGTGGACGACGGCGCTGGGCGGCCTGCTGGTGGGCCTCTTCGGCATCATCTACACCCCCATGCTCTCCGACGGTTACGGCTGGGTGGAACAGGCCATTCTCGGGCATCTCACCGTCACCACCATGGTGACCATCATGGTCGCCAAGACGCTGGCAACCGCCATGACGCTGGGGTCGGGCATGAGCGGCGGCATGTTCGCGCCCGCCCTCTTCGTGGGCGGCATGACCGGGGGCGTCGTGGGCTATGCGGCGCACGACCTCTTTCCGCACATCGTGCGTGAACCGGGCGGGTATGTGCTTGTGGGCATGGCGGCGTTCTTCGCGGGCGTGGCCCATGCCCCCGTGGGGCCGCTCATCATGGTGTGCGAACTGACGCAGGGCTACGGCCTGTTGGCCCCGCTGATGCTGGCTTCAGCCGTGTGCATCCTGCTCAATCGCAAGGTGTCGCTGTATGAGAACCAGGTCGAGAACAAGTTCGAATCGCCCGCCCATGCCAGCGACGCCACGGTGAACCTTCTGGAGGGACTCACCGTGCGCGAGTGCTTCCACCGTGGCAGGGTGCCGACCCTCGAAGAGGGCACCACGCTGAAGGCCCTCACCGACGTCATCGCAGGTACGAGCGTGTTCACCTTCCCGGTGCGCGACGCCTCGGGAGCGCTGTCGGGCATTCTCGCCGTGCAGGACGTGCGCGCCCTGCTGTACGAGGAGAGTCTGTTCGACCTCGTGGTGGTGCGCGACCTCATGCGGCCGCTGCTGACGCTGGCCGAGAGTGACGACCTTTACGCGGCGCTGCTGCGCTTCGTGGACACCGACCTCAGCCATATCATCGTCGTCGATGATGACGACCGCGAGAAGGTGCTGGGGCTGCTGTACCGCGCCGACCTCTTCAAGGCCTACAGCGACGCGTTGCGTATCGCCCGCGAGGATTAGCCGCCACTGCGGGCGGCAGGCGAGAGCTTCCGCCCTTGTCACTCACTGCGGGAGAACCTGCCCCGGCGGGGCTGACTGCCCGTTGCGCGCCATGTCGCCTCTCCCCGCTGTCTTCTCCCCGTCTCTTTGTCCGCCTCCCTCATTTCATGCCGCGTGCGTTGCAGGCCAGCCACGGGCAGAAACGCAGGGCATCCGCCGTGAGCGTGGTCGTCTCGCCTTCGCCTTCGTACAGGATGAGCGGAGGTTCCACGACAAGGCCGGGTCTTGCCCCGCGCATCGCCTCCACCAGAACGAGAACGGCTGGCCCGGTAACGCGGCTGTGGACGCAACGCAGCCGTTTCGCCTCAAGTCCGGCGTCGGCGAGTGCGGTCAACAAGGCTGATAGACGTGCCGCGCCGTAGACGCATGCGAAGCGTCCGCGTGTCCGCAGAAGAAGGGCCGCAGCCCCGATGAAGGCTGCAAGCGTGCCCTTCGTCTCGAACAGGGCGGCGTTGCGCGCGGGCGTGGCGGCAGGACGTCCCGTGCCGGGAATGCGGTATGGCGGATTGGCGACCACGAGGTCGCACGTCCCCCGGAGGCGGGCGGCGAGACCATCCCTTTCGAGAGGCGCGTCGGCATCGTCCGCCGGTCGGCTTGCGGCCGTGTCATCGTCCGGGTGTGCGCCATGGCGCAGTGTGATGTTCCCCGCTTGCGCCGGTGCGCCGTGGGTGGGCGATGCGAGGCTGGCGCCTCCCGTGTCGCGGCGAGTGCTGTCACATGCGTGGGCATCGCAGGGGGGGCGGGCGCAAAGGCGGGTCAGGTCGGCATGGTGCACGGTGAAACGTGTGCTGAGACCAAGGCGGTGAGCATTGGCGCGGGCGGCGTTCACCAGTGCGGCATCCTGTTCGATGCCCACGCCGGAAAGCCGCGAAGACCCGAGAAGCAGCGCCAGCCCCACCACGCCGCATCCTGTGCCGAGGTCGGCGAAGCTGCGGGCGGCTGTGCCACCCGCGAAGGATGCAAGCAACAGGGCGTCGGCGCTGAAGCGAAAGCTGCCCGCAGGCTGGTGCAGCCCCCGTGGAAAACGGGCGCGGGCCGCGGCCTCGTCTGGGCCATCGTCCGTGTCCTTGTCTGCGGAAGCCGGGGGGGCACCCTCCGCATCTTTCGGAGACGCTGCGACTCTCGCTGGCGTTGCGGGAGCCTCGGTGGACGGCGCACCTGCTGCGTCCTCCACGGCGTTGTCACTCGCGTTGCCGGAGGGTTGCAGAGGGGAGGGGACGACGATGGTTCCGGCAACGTTACCAGCATCATCGCCGGCGGCGTTGCCGGTGCCGGCCATGTCGCAGGGACGTCCGGCGGGCGTGGGGTTGGAGGTGTCGTGCATGGCTTCAGGGTAGGCGAGCCAGCATTGCGGTGCAAGACGTTGCCACGGCTTTTCGTGTGCCTGCGGCAACCGCACGGACGAGCGAGACCGCATGTCGGGTGCGAGACTGCCATCACGGTACGTGCCGACGGGCCCCTTGCCGCAGGGTATGGGGCGGCCGCCCTGCTTTCGTGCGGTGGCGCAGGGCATCATGCGGTAACCCGTGCGGTGCATCCCGAAGGTTCTTCTGCGGGGCGCAGGGAAGGGCCTCGGAATGGGGCGTTTGGCCGAATGTCGGTGCGGGTTTGCGCATGGCATGGTTTGCAGGTACAGGAAAGGGGCGAAGAGGTGGGGCACGGCTTGCGATGTCTTGCGGGGGATGTCCTTGCACGTGTCTGTAGCGACGCGACAACCGCCAACCTCCTCCGGGAGCCATCGCAAGGCCCGGTCATGCAGCAGTTTAGAGCCGACCTTCATATCCATTCGCGCTTCTCAAGGGCCACCAGCAGTCGCCTCAACGCCCGGCATCTGGCGGCGTGGGCCGCCGTGAAAGGGATCGATGTGCTGGGTACCGGCGACTTCACCCACCCGCAGTGGCTTGCTGAACTTCGAGAGCAACTCGTGCGCGACGACGCTTCGGGCCTCTACAGGCTGCGTGACCCGCGCGGACTCTCCGACGAACTGCCCGCCTTCGCCGACAGGGTGAAGCAGTCGCGGTGCCTGTTCGTGCCACAGGCCGAGATAAGCTCCATCTACAAGCGCGGCGGCAAGGTGCGGAAGGTGCACAACATCGTGTACATGCCCGACTTCGACGCCGTGGACCGCCTCAATCGCAAGCTTGCCGAGGTGGGCAACCTCGTGTCGGACGGGCGGCCCATCCTCGGGCTGGATGCCCGCGACCTGCTGGGCATGGTGCTCGATGCCGACCCGCGCGGGGTTCTCGTGCCCGCCCATATCTGGACGCCATGGTTCGCCGTGTTCGGTTCCAAGTCGGGCTTCGACACCCTCGACGATTGCTTCGGCGACCTCACGGGCGAGATTTTCGCTCTTGAGACGGGGCTCTCGTCCGACCCGGAGATGAACTGGCTGTGGAGTCATCTCGACCGTTTCGCGCTCATCTCCAACTCGGACGCCCATTCCGGCGACAATCTCGGGCGCGAGGCCAACCTCTTCGAAGGCGAGATGTCGTACGACGGCATCTTCCGCAGTCTGCGCGGTGACGCCGTGGATTGCCGCTTTCTCGGAACGCTGGAGTTCTTCCCCGAGGAGGGCAAGTACCACCTCGACGGGCATCGCGCCTGCAATGTGGTGTACGAACCGCGCGAGACCGTGGCGCGTGGCGGCCTGTGCCCTGTGTGCGGCAAGCCGCTGACGGTGGGGGTGCTTCACCGTGTGCTCGAACTCGCCGACCGCGACACCCCTGAACAGGTGGCGGGGCGGCAGGGCTTCCGGTCGCTGATACCGTTGCCCGAGATCCTCGGCGAGATTCTGGGGGTGGGGGCCAAGAGTCGCAAGGTCGCAGACTGGACGGGTCGACTGGTGCAGCGCTTCGGGCCTGAACTCGCCATCCTGCAGGATGTGTCGCTGGACGCCCTGCGCCGTTACTGGGAACCGCTGGGCGAGGGCATCGCCCGGATGCGCCGTGGCGAGGTGCTGCGACAGGGCGGCTACGATGGCGAGTATGGCGTGGTGCGTGTGTTCACCGAACGGGAACGGGCGTCGCTGCGCGGTGGCGGCGGGTCGAAGGCCGCGCTGCCGTTGCTCGACCTCGGAGGGGCGGCATCCGCACCGGCCGTGCATGACACTCCGGGCCGGAGGAATACCGGGACGAAGGATGCGGGCGCCGGGGGTATCATCTCACCCGCTGTCGCAGGGGCGGACGTGGCGACGTCTGCGAAGGCGTCCGGCGGCAGGGCCGCAAGCGCATCTGAAGCCGGGGGCGCGAACGCGTCTGCCGAGACGACCACCCCGCACGATACCACTGCCGTCCGGCAGACCTCCGCAGATGGCGGGGGAGAGGGACCGGGACTGGCTTCGCTCTTCATTTCAGCGCGTCCGGCAGAACCGCCTGTGGATTTCAATCCGGAACAGCGTTCCGCCATCGCAGGCGGGCCGGGGCCGGTACTGGTGCTGGCAGGTCCCGGCACGGGCAAGACCCGTACGCTGGTGGGGCGTGTGCAGCGGCTTGTGGCCGAGGGGGTCGCCGCACGGCGCATCGTGGCCGTCACATTCACACGGCGTGCCGCCACGGAGATGGACGAACGCCTGTCCGTCACACTGGGCGACGGTGCACCGTTGCCACGTACCGACACGCTTCATGCCCTTGCCTTCGAGTTCTGGCATCGGTCATCGGCGCAGCCGCCCGTGCTCCTTTCGGAAGAGGCCGCCCGCCGGGTCTTTGCCGAGGCCAACCCCGACGCCACGGCACAGACGCTACGCGAGGCATGGGACGAACTGGCCGTGTGCCGCGAGCGCATGCAGGTGTGTTCGCTTGCGCTGGCCCCTCTTCTCGACCGCTATGTCCAGCAGAAGGCCGCGTGGAATCTCGCCGACTATACGGATTTGCTGGAATTCTGGCTTGAACAGATACACAACGGCCTCTATGTGCCCCCGTGGCGTCATGTGCTGGTGGACGAGATACAGGACCTCTCGCCGCTGCAACTCGCCCTCGTGCGTGCCTTGCTGCCGCCGGGAGGCGAAGGGTTCTTCGGCATCGGCGACCCCGACCAGTCCATCTACGGTTTCAGGGGGGCGCACGGCGACGTGAAGGGGGCACTGGATGAGGCATGGCCGGGCCTCTCGGTGGTGACGCTTCGCGCCAACTACCGTTCGTCGGCGAGCGTACTCGATGCCGCCGGGGCACTCATGGAGGGACGTTCGGCGTGCGGGCGTCTGCGGGCCGTACGTGACCTGCCCGCCGACATCAGACTGTTCGAGGCCCCGTCCGCAGAGAGTGAGGCCGCATGGATAGGCGACCGGATACGGTCGCTCATCGGGTCCACGGCGCATACGCTGGTGGATGCCGCACCTGAGGGTGCGCTACCCGGAGAGGGAACGTTCGGCCCCGGCGACATCGCGGTGCTGGTGCGGGTGCGTGCGCTCATTCCCGTGCTGCAACGCACGTTGTCGCGGCTTGGCGTGCCCGTGGCAGCCCCTGAGACGGAGGCCTTCTGGGCCGACCAGCGGGTGTCTCTCATCCTCGCCGCCGCCGGACGTTTCGTGGGTATCGGCAGTGCGGTCGCCGGAGGGCCCGGCGACGAGGTGAATTGTCCTGACAAGATGCTGGCGCGTGGCCCGCTGGGCGTTGCGGCCTA
This window encodes:
- a CDS encoding chloride channel protein, yielding MLRILATPWREFARLYSSVAFVRLAVLGIGLGVVSGCAAMLFFLGIEYAKHLILVAWAGLSLPAPAGEGLFHDAAAGGAYRPWVIPLATCATGLVTGWLVQRFLPDSLAGMTDGTDAMIRAFHRGKGVIRKRAPFIKGLTSILTIASGGSAGREGPISQIGAGLGSFVADRLHLSTKERRLLMLAGAAGGLGAVFRAPLGGALTAIEVVYREDFEAEAMLPAILSSVVAYTLFAYVFGTEPMFAIPRFSFSDMRELPFYLTLALACAFTGWAYVRTFRFMKYGVFLRLAERVGIMWTTALGGLLVGLFGIIYTPMLSDGYGWVEQAILGHLTVTTMVTIMVAKTLATAMTLGSGMSGGMFAPALFVGGMTGGVVGYAAHDLFPHIVREPGGYVLVGMAAFFAGVAHAPVGPLIMVCELTQGYGLLAPLMLASAVCILLNRKVSLYENQVENKFESPAHASDATVNLLEGLTVRECFHRGRVPTLEEGTTLKALTDVIAGTSVFTFPVRDASGALSGILAVQDVRALLYEESLFDLVVVRDLMRPLLTLAESDDLYAALLRFVDTDLSHIIVVDDDDREKVLGLLYRADLFKAYSDALRIARED
- a CDS encoding tRNA1(Val) (adenine(37)-N6)-methyltransferase — encoded protein: MHRTGYRMMPCATARKQGGRPIPCGKGPVGTYRDGSLAPDMRSRSSVRLPQAHEKPWQRLAPQCWLAYPEAMHDTSNPTPAGRPCDMAGTGNAAGDDAGNVAGTIVVPSPLQPSGNASDNAVEDAAGAPSTEAPATPARVAASPKDAEGAPPASADKDTDDGPDEAAARARFPRGLHQPAGSFRFSADALLLASFAGGTAARSFADLGTGCGVVGLALLLGSSRLSGVGIEQDAALVNAARANAHRLGLSTRFTVHHADLTRLCARPPCDAHACDSTRRDTGGASLASPTHGAPAQAGNITLRHGAHPDDDTAASRPADDADAPLERDGLAARLRGTCDLVVANPPYRIPGTGRPAATPARNAALFETKGTLAAFIGAAALLLRTRGRFACVYGAARLSALLTALADAGLEAKRLRCVHSRVTGPAVLVLVEAMRGARPGLVVEPPLILYEGEGETTTLTADALRFCPWLACNARGMK
- a CDS encoding UvrD-helicase domain-containing protein, translated to MQQFRADLHIHSRFSRATSSRLNARHLAAWAAVKGIDVLGTGDFTHPQWLAELREQLVRDDASGLYRLRDPRGLSDELPAFADRVKQSRCLFVPQAEISSIYKRGGKVRKVHNIVYMPDFDAVDRLNRKLAEVGNLVSDGRPILGLDARDLLGMVLDADPRGVLVPAHIWTPWFAVFGSKSGFDTLDDCFGDLTGEIFALETGLSSDPEMNWLWSHLDRFALISNSDAHSGDNLGREANLFEGEMSYDGIFRSLRGDAVDCRFLGTLEFFPEEGKYHLDGHRACNVVYEPRETVARGGLCPVCGKPLTVGVLHRVLELADRDTPEQVAGRQGFRSLIPLPEILGEILGVGAKSRKVADWTGRLVQRFGPELAILQDVSLDALRRYWEPLGEGIARMRRGEVLRQGGYDGEYGVVRVFTERERASLRGGGGSKAALPLLDLGGAASAPAVHDTPGRRNTGTKDAGAGGIISPAVAGADVATSAKASGGRAASASEAGGANASAETTTPHDTTAVRQTSADGGGEGPGLASLFISARPAEPPVDFNPEQRSAIAGGPGPVLVLAGPGTGKTRTLVGRVQRLVAEGVAARRIVAVTFTRRAATEMDERLSVTLGDGAPLPRTDTLHALAFEFWHRSSAQPPVLLSEEAARRVFAEANPDATAQTLREAWDELAVCRERMQVCSLALAPLLDRYVQQKAAWNLADYTDLLEFWLEQIHNGLYVPPWRHVLVDEIQDLSPLQLALVRALLPPGGEGFFGIGDPDQSIYGFRGAHGDVKGALDEAWPGLSVVTLRANYRSSASVLDAAGALMEGRSACGRLRAVRDLPADIRLFEAPSAESEAAWIGDRIRSLIGSTAHTLVDAAPEGALPGEGTFGPGDIAVLVRVRALIPVLQRTLSRLGVPVAAPETEAFWADQRVSLILAAAGRFVGIGSAVAGGPGDEVNCPDKMLARGPLGVAAYLRESPPFDELFWQSAAFKALSKAYDTHGGWVGLINWVNLQSELETVRRRSEKVQVMSLHAAKGLEFRAVFLPALEDGILPFAGAATLSGHADREHMRTDLEEERRLFYVGITRAAEGLYLSRASRRTLYGREVRLKASRFLDDVPVAGVKRSALVRHSKHSVKQLSLLGGGD